In Collimonas arenae, a single genomic region encodes these proteins:
- a CDS encoding arylesterase, giving the protein MATSMAKTASNPRRAILLLGLLGLVWTNSAYSASKSILVLGDSLSAEYGLARGSGWVALLQQRLSTEKIAATVTNASISGETTSGGKTRLPALLQHKPDIVIIELGANDALRGLQLSATENNLRAMINAAQQAKSKVLLVGMRIPPNYGRDYTEKFFSQFATLAKQAKVPLVPFLLDGVADKPELMQADRMHPLAQAHPIILNNVWPELKPLLTK; this is encoded by the coding sequence ATGGCCACGTCCATGGCCAAAACCGCCAGCAATCCACGGCGGGCGATCTTGCTGCTTGGCTTGCTGGGGCTAGTATGGACGAACAGCGCCTATTCTGCATCAAAATCGATCCTGGTGTTAGGCGACAGTCTTTCCGCAGAATACGGACTGGCCCGCGGCAGCGGCTGGGTCGCCCTGTTGCAGCAACGGCTAAGCACGGAAAAAATTGCGGCTACCGTCACCAACGCCAGCATCAGTGGTGAAACCACCAGCGGTGGAAAGACGCGCCTTCCCGCCCTGCTGCAGCACAAACCGGATATCGTCATCATTGAACTGGGCGCCAATGATGCGCTACGTGGCTTGCAGTTGAGCGCTACCGAAAACAACCTGCGCGCAATGATCAATGCAGCCCAGCAAGCAAAATCCAAGGTACTGCTGGTCGGCATGCGGATTCCGCCAAACTACGGCCGCGATTATACGGAAAAGTTCTTTTCTCAATTTGCTACGCTGGCCAAGCAAGCCAAAGTGCCCCTGGTACCGTTCCTGCTGGATGGCGTGGCAGACAAACCGGAACTGATGCAGGCTGACCGCATGCATCCTCTCGCCCAGGCACATCCGATCATCTTGAATAACGTCTGGCCGGAGCTGAAACCGCTGCTAACCAAATAA
- a CDS encoding ABC transporter ATP-binding protein translates to MPQSSSVNPAMVNPRAPAIDVQHLTKRVADASGELVILDDINFNVQGGTTLAIVGASGSGKSTLLGLLAGLDTPSSGTVHIDGSDIFALDEDGRAGLRKEKLGFVFQSFQLLSHLSALENVMLPLELRGDKDAREKAQAKLERVGLASRLQHYPKYLSGGEQQRVALARAFVTEPPLLFADEPTGSLDAATGDAVIQLMFDLNQERGSTLVLVTHDTSIAMQCRQTVTIAAGRLLRPGDTSVADAQIFQ, encoded by the coding sequence ATGCCTCAGTCCTCTTCTGTTAATCCTGCAATGGTCAATCCCAGAGCTCCCGCCATCGATGTCCAGCACCTGACCAAGCGCGTTGCCGATGCCAGCGGCGAACTGGTGATTCTTGATGATATCAATTTTAACGTCCAGGGCGGTACCACGCTGGCGATCGTAGGCGCTTCGGGTTCCGGTAAGTCGACATTGCTCGGCCTGCTGGCGGGGCTCGATACGCCGTCTTCCGGCACCGTACATATCGATGGCAGTGATATTTTTGCACTGGACGAGGATGGGCGTGCAGGTTTGCGCAAGGAAAAACTTGGCTTCGTGTTCCAGTCCTTCCAGCTGCTGAGCCACCTGAGCGCGCTGGAGAACGTCATGCTGCCGCTTGAGCTGCGCGGCGATAAGGATGCGCGGGAAAAGGCGCAAGCCAAGCTGGAGCGGGTTGGCCTGGCCAGCCGCTTGCAGCATTATCCGAAGTATCTGTCGGGAGGCGAGCAGCAACGTGTGGCGCTGGCGCGCGCTTTCGTGACCGAACCGCCGTTATTGTTCGCCGATGAACCTACCGGCAGTCTCGATGCCGCTACCGGCGATGCCGTGATCCAGCTGATGTTTGACCTGAACCAGGAGCGCGGTTCGACCCTGGTGCTCGTGACGCACGATACGTCGATTGCCATGCAGTGCCGCCAGACCGTCACTATTGCGGCTGGCAGGCTGTTGCGTCCGGGCGATACCAGCGTGGCAGATGCGCAGATATTTCAGTAG
- a CDS encoding LysR family transcriptional regulator: MDRLQSMRVFAKVVEQGSFVAAAQVLDMSNAVVTRLVADLENHLGIRLLHRSTRRMALTEPGQAYLERVRQILDEIDEAEAAASVLSTNPAGTLHIYSQIGFGQTQLARLLPLYSKQYPDVQLDVTLSDRTVDLIEEGFDVGIFSVNQKFDVSMVARQLGIAEVLLCASPAYIAEHGAPQVPEDLAHHACLNFSLEHLRHHWTFQSAEGTSVIPITSKVMSNNTELLRHCLLAGMGIALRSSYTLGDDMAAGRVVRVLQDFQINKVAVRLVYPSRRLLSAKVRSFVDFMMAQFPQPDCDPWLES; the protein is encoded by the coding sequence ATGGATCGCTTGCAGTCGATGCGGGTATTCGCCAAGGTAGTGGAGCAGGGCAGCTTTGTTGCCGCCGCCCAGGTGTTGGACATGTCCAATGCAGTAGTCACACGCCTTGTCGCCGATCTGGAAAATCATCTCGGGATCCGTCTGCTGCATCGCTCGACTCGCAGGATGGCACTGACCGAGCCGGGGCAAGCTTACCTGGAGCGTGTGCGGCAAATCCTGGACGAGATTGACGAGGCTGAGGCAGCCGCTTCGGTACTTTCGACCAACCCGGCTGGCACCCTGCATATCTATTCACAGATTGGTTTCGGCCAGACCCAGTTGGCGCGTTTGTTGCCGCTGTATTCAAAGCAGTATCCGGATGTCCAGCTGGATGTGACTTTGTCGGATCGTACCGTCGATCTGATCGAAGAAGGTTTCGATGTCGGGATTTTTTCGGTCAACCAGAAATTCGATGTCAGCATGGTGGCGCGCCAGCTGGGCATCGCCGAAGTGCTGTTATGTGCTTCGCCAGCCTATATTGCGGAACATGGCGCACCGCAGGTGCCAGAGGATCTGGCGCACCACGCCTGCCTGAATTTTTCATTGGAACATTTGCGCCATCACTGGACTTTCCAATCTGCGGAAGGCACCTCGGTCATCCCGATCACCAGTAAAGTGATGTCGAACAATACTGAGTTGCTGCGCCATTGCCTGCTGGCAGGGATGGGAATCGCCTTGCGTAGCTCATATACGCTGGGTGATGACATGGCGGCAGGGCGCGTGGTAAGGGTGCTGCAGGATTTTCAAATCAATAAGGTGGCGGTACGCCTAGTGTATCCGAGCAGGCGCTTGCTATCGGCCAAGGTACGTAGTTTTGTCGATTTCATGATGGCGCAATTTCCACAACCGGATTGCGATCCCTGGCTCGAATCCTAA
- a CDS encoding thioredoxin family protein — translation MLILTLDNHNHLQLADILSDDGWVVACLCAAWCGSCREYFANFTALAQRHPQVQFAWIDIEDQADLVGDLDVDNFPTLLIQRGDIVTFLGPVEMDLRLAERILQAQMAKSTEELQAEAGSSDERRQWQQEGNLLRRLRDN, via the coding sequence ATGCTGATCCTGACTCTCGACAATCACAATCACTTGCAACTTGCCGATATCCTCAGCGACGATGGCTGGGTGGTGGCTTGCCTGTGCGCCGCATGGTGCGGCAGCTGCCGGGAATATTTTGCCAATTTTACGGCGCTGGCGCAACGCCATCCGCAAGTACAATTTGCCTGGATCGATATCGAGGATCAGGCGGACCTGGTCGGAGATCTGGATGTCGACAACTTTCCCACCTTGCTGATCCAGCGTGGAGATATAGTGACGTTCCTGGGTCCGGTTGAAATGGATCTGCGCCTGGCGGAGAGGATCCTGCAAGCGCAAATGGCTAAGAGCACCGAAGAGTTGCAGGCAGAAGCCGGTAGCAGTGATGAACGCCGCCAGTGGCAACAGGAGGGTAATTTACTGCGGCGGCTGAGGGACAACTAA
- the tsaB gene encoding tRNA (adenosine(37)-N6)-threonylcarbamoyltransferase complex dimerization subunit type 1 TsaB, protein MPTILAIETSTELASAALLRDGQVITRESAGVQTHSLSILPMVQSLLTEAGISLAHCDALAFGVGPGSFTGVRTACGIVQGLAFGADLPVLPVVTLAAMAQACRELNGADEVLAILDARMGEVYWAQYRFADNQWQVLVEPTLSAPAVVAPLPVGPQGKQLQACGNGLAAYAEAFAAMPFAAAGLPDVMPNARQIAYLGNLAFVQGQSLSAVEAQPLYLRNKVALTTAERAAKVQS, encoded by the coding sequence ATGCCGACTATTCTTGCCATCGAAACATCTACCGAACTGGCGTCTGCTGCTTTATTGCGCGACGGTCAGGTGATTACCCGCGAATCTGCCGGTGTTCAAACACATTCCCTTTCCATTTTGCCGATGGTACAAAGCTTGCTGACCGAAGCCGGCATCAGCTTGGCGCATTGCGACGCGTTGGCGTTCGGCGTGGGCCCCGGTTCGTTCACTGGAGTGCGTACCGCCTGCGGCATTGTCCAGGGGCTGGCGTTTGGCGCTGACTTGCCGGTGTTGCCGGTGGTGACGCTGGCGGCCATGGCGCAGGCCTGCCGCGAGCTGAACGGCGCCGACGAAGTGCTGGCGATACTGGATGCGCGCATGGGCGAGGTCTACTGGGCGCAATACCGCTTTGCCGACAATCAATGGCAAGTGCTGGTAGAGCCGACTTTGTCTGCGCCTGCCGTCGTTGCGCCCTTGCCTGTAGGGCCGCAAGGCAAACAGCTGCAAGCCTGCGGCAATGGCCTGGCGGCCTATGCCGAGGCCTTTGCAGCGATGCCGTTTGCCGCTGCCGGCTTGCCGGATGTGATGCCGAATGCACGTCAGATCGCTTATCTGGGCAACCTTGCTTTCGTCCAAGGGCAAAGCTTAAGTGCGGTGGAAGCACAACCTTTGTACTTGCGTAACAAGGTAGCGCTGACTACCGCCGAACGTGCTGCCAAGGTGCAGTCATGA
- the rimI gene encoding ribosomal protein S18-alanine N-acetyltransferase, which translates to MSASPKPSPGLQRPLAFAAMRVEDLDEVLAIEKSVYSHPWTHGNFIDSIQSGYQCWVLRDAGGALLGYFFMMGALDEAHLLNISVHGDMHRRGIGKMLLDKVCILAHQSQMQSVLLEVRPSNTRAIEIYQRYGFAEIGRRRDYYPAAGDKREEAIVMRLSL; encoded by the coding sequence ATGAGCGCGAGTCCCAAGCCGTCGCCGGGATTGCAGCGGCCGCTGGCGTTTGCCGCGATGCGTGTCGAAGACCTAGATGAAGTGTTGGCGATTGAGAAGAGTGTGTATTCCCATCCCTGGACGCATGGCAATTTCATCGATTCGATCCAGAGCGGTTATCAATGTTGGGTGCTGCGTGACGCCGGCGGAGCGTTGCTGGGTTATTTTTTCATGATGGGGGCGCTGGACGAAGCCCATTTGCTGAATATCAGCGTTCATGGCGATATGCACAGGCGGGGCATCGGCAAGATGCTGCTAGATAAAGTCTGTATCCTGGCGCATCAGTCGCAGATGCAGTCGGTGTTGCTTGAAGTACGACCGTCCAACACGCGTGCAATCGAGATCTACCAGCGCTATGGTTTCGCCGAAATCGGCCGGCGCCGTGATTATTATCCTGCAGCGGGCGACAAGCGCGAAGAGGCCATCGTCATGAGGTTGTCTTTATGA
- a CDS encoding uracil-DNA glycosylase, translating into MNGMTRRSIFLDEIGLGPLWLQRESTVEVALDEIGIAPQLVAAEEIASPVIAVSDRQEQIDAAVMQPVAVNVAPVIDTSLPAWNDDDVVVPVVPPPPSMPAQVPAVHSPSVMDWPQLQTAVAGCTACGLCRGRKNTVFGVGNNKAKWLFIGEGPGRNEDIQGEPFVGPAGKLLDNILLAMGLARGENAYIANIVKCRPTDATGRDRPPAADEVAACLPYLQRQIELIQPTVLVALGKTAALSLLGLDPSTPVSKLRGSVHRYAERPLIVTYHPAYLLRQLADKGKVWSDLCLAMSTYAGIAE; encoded by the coding sequence ATGAACGGAATGACTAGACGCAGTATTTTCCTTGATGAGATCGGCCTGGGGCCGCTTTGGCTGCAACGTGAAAGTACGGTTGAGGTGGCGCTGGACGAGATAGGCATTGCGCCGCAGTTGGTTGCCGCCGAGGAAATTGCTTCGCCGGTCATCGCTGTTTCGGATCGGCAGGAACAAATTGATGCAGCTGTAATGCAACCGGTTGCGGTGAATGTCGCACCGGTGATAGATACTTCGCTCCCGGCCTGGAATGACGATGACGTTGTCGTGCCTGTCGTGCCACCGCCACCCTCGATGCCAGCACAGGTCCCGGCGGTGCATTCGCCGTCCGTGATGGACTGGCCGCAATTGCAAACAGCCGTGGCGGGATGTACAGCCTGCGGGCTTTGCCGCGGGCGTAAAAATACCGTGTTCGGTGTCGGAAACAATAAGGCGAAATGGTTGTTTATCGGTGAAGGGCCGGGCCGCAATGAGGATATCCAGGGTGAGCCTTTTGTCGGGCCTGCCGGCAAGCTGCTCGACAATATACTGCTGGCGATGGGTCTGGCGCGCGGCGAGAATGCTTACATCGCCAATATTGTCAAATGCCGTCCGACCGATGCAACCGGCCGCGACCGGCCGCCGGCCGCCGATGAGGTCGCTGCTTGCCTGCCGTATCTGCAACGCCAGATCGAACTGATCCAGCCGACCGTGTTGGTGGCCTTGGGCAAGACCGCAGCATTGTCCTTGCTGGGACTGGATCCGAGCACTCCAGTCTCCAAGCTGCGCGGTAGTGTTCATCGCTATGCGGAGCGACCTCTTATCGTGACCTACCATCCTGCCTATCTGCTGCGACAGTTAGCTGACAAAGGCAAAGTCTGGAGCGATCTCTGCTTGGCAATGAGCACCTATGCCGGTATCGCAGAATGA
- a CDS encoding DUF1853 family protein, whose product MPVSQNEFAGAFAMIGSASYQEQFHRRWNHLLDPHVRALAWLLDAPDLLDPHAVQWQGQIATYTDPDLASWLGELDQVPQKLQGLHSYIGSLPSTRLGLYAEKLLAFYFEQRQLLVAHSVQVRASKNDTIGEFDFLLRLHGDLVHWEFATKFYLLESSAGSLQADDFLGPNLADSLGAKMQKILKRQLALSQHPAAQIHLTEPVVSTQALVKGWLFFLDHLYPASVLGVSASACRGYWRSLSALALNESALYQLLPRQRWLAPAKVTLADALTAAQARQALLQHFASDAAPVLLATLQLEGEYCLETERGFIVPDDWAGRAVAQRHASR is encoded by the coding sequence ATGCCGGTATCGCAGAATGAGTTTGCGGGTGCTTTCGCGATGATCGGTTCCGCTTCCTATCAGGAACAATTTCATCGTCGCTGGAATCATCTGCTTGATCCCCATGTCCGCGCATTGGCATGGCTGCTGGATGCGCCGGACTTGCTTGATCCGCACGCAGTCCAATGGCAAGGTCAGATTGCCACTTATACAGATCCCGACCTGGCTTCTTGGTTGGGCGAACTGGATCAGGTGCCGCAAAAACTGCAGGGTTTGCATAGCTATATTGGCAGTCTGCCGTCTACTCGTCTCGGCCTGTATGCGGAAAAACTTCTGGCTTTTTATTTTGAGCAGCGACAGTTGCTTGTGGCGCACAGTGTCCAGGTCCGCGCCAGTAAAAACGATACGATAGGCGAGTTCGATTTCCTGTTGCGGCTGCATGGCGATCTGGTGCACTGGGAATTTGCAACCAAGTTCTATTTGCTGGAGTCCAGCGCCGGCAGTTTGCAGGCCGATGATTTCCTGGGGCCGAACCTGGCCGATTCGCTTGGCGCAAAAATGCAAAAGATCTTGAAGCGCCAACTGGCGTTGTCGCAACACCCCGCAGCCCAGATTCATCTCACTGAGCCTGTCGTTTCGACGCAGGCGCTGGTGAAAGGTTGGCTGTTTTTTCTGGATCACCTGTATCCGGCTTCGGTTCTGGGAGTATCCGCCAGCGCCTGCCGCGGCTATTGGCGGTCGTTGTCAGCGCTGGCGCTGAACGAATCCGCGTTATATCAACTATTACCGCGCCAGCGCTGGCTGGCGCCGGCCAAGGTAACGCTGGCAGATGCGCTCACTGCGGCGCAAGCGCGGCAGGCGTTGTTGCAACATTTTGCGAGCGACGCCGCGCCGGTGCTGTTGGCGACATTGCAACTGGAAGGTGAGTATTGCCTGGAAACAGAACGCGGTTTTATCGTGCCGGATGACTGGGCCGGGCGGGCCGTCGCTCAGCGTCATGCCAGTCGATAG
- the lplT gene encoding lysophospholipid transporter LplT gives MNRGFYTIMAAQFFSSLADNALFIAAIALLAEISSPDWMTPLLKLVFVLFYVLLAAFVGAFADSMPKSRVMFITNMVKIFGCLLMFADVHPLIAYGIVGFGAAAYSPAKYGILTELLPPEKLVAANGWIEGLTMASIIFGTVLGGFLISPHVASILQQLHIPVIDWHLNTPTHAALTVIGFLYLVATIFNLKIPDTGARYPNQQHRPSKLIIDFANCCSILWKDKLGQISLAVTTLFWGAGATLQFIVLKWAEKSLGMPLDKAAILQGVVAFGVAIGAVAAARMIPLKKSLTVMPVGVAMGIVVMAMTVVHSVWIAYPLLILIGALSGYFVVPMNALLQHRGHVLMSAGHSIAVQNFNENLSILTMLVLYALMIKIDLNVNVVIFLFGLFVAGIMLLIMRKHAANQREHDSLALIGESKH, from the coding sequence ATGAATCGCGGTTTTTACACCATCATGGCGGCGCAGTTTTTTTCTTCGCTTGCCGACAACGCCCTATTCATAGCGGCAATCGCCTTACTGGCAGAAATATCCTCGCCGGATTGGATGACGCCACTATTAAAGCTGGTATTTGTTTTGTTTTACGTGCTTTTAGCTGCTTTTGTCGGCGCTTTTGCCGACTCAATGCCAAAAAGCCGGGTCATGTTCATCACCAACATGGTCAAGATTTTCGGTTGCCTGCTGATGTTCGCGGACGTCCATCCCTTGATTGCCTACGGCATCGTCGGTTTCGGCGCAGCTGCCTACTCCCCCGCCAAGTACGGTATCCTCACAGAACTGTTGCCGCCAGAAAAGCTGGTTGCTGCCAACGGCTGGATCGAAGGCTTGACCATGGCCTCTATCATATTTGGCACCGTCCTCGGTGGCTTCCTGATCAGCCCGCACGTTGCCTCGATCCTGCAGCAGCTGCATATACCGGTTATCGACTGGCACTTGAATACCCCGACTCACGCGGCCCTGACCGTCATCGGCTTCCTGTACCTGGTCGCTACGATCTTCAATCTTAAAATCCCCGATACCGGCGCCCGTTATCCCAATCAGCAGCACAGGCCAAGCAAGCTGATCATCGACTTCGCCAATTGCTGCTCGATCCTGTGGAAAGACAAGCTCGGCCAGATTTCGCTGGCAGTCACCACCTTATTCTGGGGTGCGGGCGCAACGCTGCAATTTATCGTGTTGAAATGGGCCGAGAAATCGCTTGGCATGCCGCTCGACAAGGCCGCGATCCTGCAAGGCGTGGTGGCGTTTGGTGTCGCTATAGGCGCCGTAGCAGCAGCGCGCATGATTCCCTTGAAAAAATCTCTGACAGTGATGCCAGTCGGCGTAGCGATGGGCATAGTCGTAATGGCCATGACCGTGGTGCATTCAGTCTGGATCGCCTATCCGCTGCTGATCCTGATCGGCGCCCTGTCCGGTTATTTCGTCGTACCGATGAATGCCCTGTTGCAACATCGCGGCCACGTATTAATGAGTGCCGGCCACTCGATCGCGGTGCAAAATTTCAATGAAAACCTGTCTATTCTCACCATGCTTGTCCTGTACGCACTGATGATCAAGATCGACCTGAACGTGAACGTCGTGATTTTCCTGTTTGGCCTGTTTGTCGCCGGCATCATGCTGCTGATCATGCGCAAGCATGCCGCCAACCAGCGCGAGCATGATTCGCTGGCGTTAATTGGTGAAAGCAAACACTAG
- the alr gene encoding alanine racemase → MPRPLVASIEISALQHNLRIAKSHAPNAKIWAVVKANAYGHGLERGMRGFAEADGLALIEPENALRLRELGWQKPILLLEGIFDAADLATAMQAGLDFAVHSPEQILLLERAALSGPVDVHLKMNSGMNRLGFKAEVYRAAYQRLRAIAGVRKITLMTHFANADDPLNPGLPLQQQVQQFEQGAMGLDEERSIANSAADLMHPELKSDWVRPGIMLYGATPGGASAEQFGLKPAMTLSSQIIGVQRIGAGEAIGYGSRFVAAAPMIVGTVACGYADGYPRHAPNGTPVLVNGVRTVTVGRVSMDMFSVDLTNVPGAAVGSAVTLWGHGLPIDEVAHAAGTIGYELMCALASRVKVVES, encoded by the coding sequence ATGCCCAGACCCCTCGTTGCTTCCATAGAAATTTCTGCGCTGCAGCACAATCTGCGTATTGCCAAATCGCATGCCCCGAACGCGAAAATCTGGGCGGTGGTCAAGGCAAATGCTTATGGTCATGGCTTGGAGAGAGGGATGCGCGGTTTTGCAGAAGCCGACGGACTGGCTTTGATCGAGCCTGAAAATGCACTGCGCTTGCGCGAGCTTGGATGGCAAAAACCGATTCTGCTATTGGAAGGCATCTTCGATGCGGCTGATTTGGCGACGGCAATGCAGGCGGGCTTGGATTTCGCCGTGCATTCACCGGAACAGATCCTGCTGCTGGAACGTGCGGCCTTGTCAGGGCCGGTGGATGTACATCTGAAAATGAATAGCGGCATGAACCGGCTCGGTTTCAAGGCTGAAGTCTACCGCGCGGCGTATCAGCGGTTGCGGGCGATTGCCGGGGTGCGCAAGATCACCCTGATGACCCATTTTGCCAACGCCGATGATCCCCTCAATCCAGGTTTGCCATTGCAGCAACAAGTGCAACAGTTCGAGCAGGGTGCGATGGGCCTCGACGAAGAGCGCAGCATTGCCAATTCCGCCGCCGATTTGATGCATCCTGAATTGAAGTCGGATTGGGTACGGCCCGGCATCATGTTGTATGGCGCAACGCCTGGCGGCGCCAGCGCCGAACAATTCGGGCTGAAACCGGCCATGACGCTCAGTAGCCAGATCATAGGCGTCCAGCGCATCGGTGCGGGTGAGGCAATCGGTTATGGCAGCCGTTTTGTTGCCGCCGCGCCGATGATTGTCGGGACAGTTGCCTGCGGCTACGCTGATGGCTATCCGCGCCACGCGCCGAACGGTACGCCGGTGCTGGTCAATGGCGTGCGCACGGTTACCGTCGGTCGGGTATCGATGGACATGTTTTCGGTTGACCTGACCAATGTACCCGGCGCCGCAGTCGGCAGCGCCGTCACCTTATGGGGTCACGGCTTGCCGATCGATGAGGTGGCGCATGCCGCCGGCACCATTGGCTATGAGTTGATGTGCGCTCTGGCTTCACGGGTTAAAGTGGTGGAGTCGTAA
- the radA gene encoding DNA repair protein RadA, whose translation MAKAKTNYTCTECGGVANKWTGQCPSCGQWNTLVETIVEAVGNRFSNQHQGLAQAAPVMTLADIDAIDVPRFGTGIEEFDRVLGGGLVAGGVVLIGGDPGIGKSTLLLQALANLSKIKKVLYVSGEESGAQIALRAKRLVVDARDLKFQAEIQLEKIINTLVDHKPDVAVIDSIQTVYSDALSSAPGSVAQVRECAAQLTRIAKQSGITIIMVGHVTKEGALAGPRVLEHIVDTVLYFEGDTHSSFRLVRAIKNRFGAVNELGVFAMTEKGLKGVSNPSALFLSQHDNQVPGSCVMVTQEGTRPLLVEIQALVDASHVPNARRLSVGLEQNRLAMLLAVLHRHAGIAAFDQDVFINAVGGVKITEPAADLAVLLAINSSMRNRPLPRGLVVFGEVGLAGEIRPAPRGQERLREAAKLGFSIAMIPKSNAPKQDIEGLKVISVERIDDALSKIRDAE comes from the coding sequence ATGGCCAAAGCTAAAACCAATTACACCTGTACCGAATGTGGCGGCGTCGCCAATAAATGGACCGGCCAGTGCCCGTCGTGCGGGCAATGGAACACCTTGGTGGAAACCATTGTAGAGGCTGTTGGCAACCGTTTTTCAAATCAGCATCAGGGCCTGGCGCAAGCCGCGCCGGTAATGACGTTGGCCGATATTGACGCCATTGACGTGCCGCGTTTCGGCACCGGCATCGAGGAGTTCGACCGGGTGCTGGGTGGCGGTTTGGTTGCTGGCGGCGTGGTGTTGATCGGCGGCGATCCGGGGATCGGTAAGTCGACCTTGCTATTGCAGGCGCTGGCGAATCTGTCGAAGATCAAAAAAGTCCTGTATGTCAGCGGTGAAGAGTCGGGTGCGCAAATCGCATTGCGCGCCAAGCGACTGGTGGTGGATGCCAGGGATCTCAAGTTCCAGGCTGAAATCCAGCTTGAAAAAATCATCAACACGCTGGTGGATCACAAGCCGGACGTGGCGGTCATCGATTCAATCCAGACGGTCTATTCCGATGCGCTCAGTTCGGCCCCTGGATCGGTAGCGCAGGTGCGTGAATGTGCGGCGCAGCTGACGCGTATCGCGAAGCAATCCGGCATTACTATCATCATGGTCGGCCACGTCACCAAAGAGGGCGCGCTGGCCGGTCCGCGCGTGCTGGAACATATCGTCGATACCGTGTTGTACTTCGAAGGCGATACCCACTCCAGTTTCCGCCTTGTACGAGCGATCAAGAACCGTTTTGGCGCAGTCAATGAACTCGGCGTTTTCGCGATGACTGAAAAAGGCTTGAAAGGCGTATCCAATCCTTCCGCTTTGTTTCTGTCGCAGCACGATAACCAGGTGCCGGGTTCTTGCGTGATGGTGACGCAAGAGGGAACACGTCCTTTGCTGGTTGAGATTCAAGCCTTGGTCGACGCCTCGCACGTGCCGAACGCGCGCCGCTTGTCAGTCGGTTTGGAGCAGAACCGTTTGGCGATGTTGCTGGCGGTGCTGCATCGCCATGCAGGCATCGCAGCGTTTGATCAAGACGTATTCATAAACGCGGTGGGGGGCGTCAAGATCACCGAACCGGCCGCCGATCTGGCAGTGTTGCTGGCGATTAATTCGTCGATGCGCAACCGGCCGTTGCCGCGTGGACTGGTGGTGTTTGGCGAAGTCGGCCTGGCCGGAGAAATCCGCCCTGCGCCGCGCGGCCAGGAGCGCTTGCGGGAAGCGGCCAAGCTGGGATTTTCGATCGCCATGATCCCGAAATCGAATGCCCCGAAACAAGATATTGAAGGTTTGAAAGTGATCTCGGTGGAACGCATCGATGACGCTTTGAGCAAAATACGCGACGCTGAATAA